A genomic segment from Amyelois transitella isolate CPQ chromosome 15, ilAmyTran1.1, whole genome shotgun sequence encodes:
- the LOC106139662 gene encoding vam6/Vps39-like protein, producing the protein MHEAYEVSPLLTVTVQIEAIAAYDGNLLLGTRQGHLLMYSLSNTNNGNQSQGKYTLQLLRYCKNFSKKPIQQIDVIPEKNLLLCLSDYVLATYDINGVNFPLVDTFQQTKGASLFALDNKSTTSITGESNSVVRLCVAVRRKLQLYTGTNGKFKQHLFDFTMPDVPKVLAWGQENICVGFKSEYTLYDLSSGKPKELFPAGSSKSLDPTIAKYSETAFLLGRDQTSVLVEEAKDIEIKKTIKWSEPPISVVWDEPFVVGLLQEQIVVQTIEPPLFIQSISELNKARLMYRCKRGLIFIASVGQVWCLSSVDVTKQRNQLLKDKQFQIAIDLTNLSECSKEEKETSIRSILSLYAHELFEMKDYSASMKEFLKLNTNPSEVIALFPDLDGKELKHKLKGEDLQNALKALIEYLLELRRRFGGSAKIDDASEAAAAAGGRDDGGANVQQQLELIDTTLLKCYLQTNDAFVASLLRLNNCRLEDAEKTLLQHGKYSELIILYQTKGQHTKALQLLREQAKQPDSSLKGYSRTKIYLQNLGAEHINLIFKFSDWILKEHPEEGLKIFTEDKVEVENLPRPKILDFLLREHESLVIPYLEHVIHTWNDTNSLFHDALVSMYREKITVKKANLTEEELQHAKSKLITFLEKSSHYTPERVILHFPNDSLFEERAIILGKLGRHEQTLAIYVQILGDVDRAIRYCENICQSSKDKNQDVYVILMKILVNPEHSALSGPLAKVARHPDTASPDLETALDILEKHGDNISVLKALSVLPDNVLLARLKTFLECALDGQLALKRRTQMLKGLLYAEHVQVQELKQFHESKSVVINDYNVCPVCKKRFGNQSAFVRYPNGDIVHYSCRLDK; encoded by the exons ATGCACGAAGCTTACGAAGTTTCGCCACTTTTGACTGTTACTGTACAAATCGAGGCTATAGCTGCATATG ATGGAAATTTACTATTGGGAACAAGACAAGGACATTTATTAATGTACTCATTATCTAATACAAATAATGGTAATCAAAGTCAAGGAAAATATACTTTGCAGCTGCTCAGATattgtaagaattttagcaAGAAGCCTATTCAACAAATTGATGTAATTCCAG agaaAAATTTGCTTCTATGTCTGTCAGATTATGTGCTTGCCACATATGACATCAACGGAGTAAATTTCCCACTGGTTGATACATTTCAACAGACCAAGGGTGCTTCGCTTTTTGCCTTAGATAATAAG tctaCAACTTCAATAACAGGAGAGTCGAATTCCGTAGTGCGGCTTTGTGTAGCTGTAAGGAGAAAGCTGCAACTCTATACTGGAACAAatggaaaatttaaacaacACCTGTTTGATTTTACGATGCCTGATGTACCAAAAGTTTTAGCTTGGGGACAAGAGAATATATGTGTTGGCTTCAAATCGGAGTATACACTTTATGAT CTCTCATCAGGCAAACCCAAAGAACTTTTTCCCGCTGGCAGCTCTAAATCACTCGATCCAACTATAGCGAAATATTCAGAGACTGCGTTTCTGCTGGGCCGCGATCAGACCTCGGTGCTGGTGGAAGAAGCTAAAGATATTGAAATTAAGAAGACTATCAAGTGGTCTGAGCCACCCATAAGTGTAG taTGGGATGAGCCATTCGTTGTAGGTTTACTACAAGAGCAGATAGTAGTGCAGACTATAGAACCTCCACTTTTTATACAAAGCATTTCGGAACTAAATAAAGCAAGACTGATGTATAG ATGTAAGCGAGGTTTAATTTTCATAGCTTCAGTGGGGCAAGTTTGGTGCCTTAGTTCAGTTGACGTCACAAAGCAAAGGAATCAGCTGCTGAAGGACAAACAGTTTCAAATAGCAATAGATTTAACT AATTTATCGGAATGTTCAAAAGAAGAGAAGGAGACATCAATACGCTCAATTCTCTCACTCTACGCCCACGAGTTGTTCGAGATGAAGGACTATTCAGCGTCTATGAAGGAATTTTTGAAGCTCAACACAAATCCTTCTGAGGTCATAGCGTTATTTCCAGATTTGGACGGGAAAGAGTTGAAACACAAGTTGAAAGGGGAAGACTTGCAGAATGCATTGAAAGCTTTGATCGAATATTTGTTGGAGTTAAGAAGGAGGTTTGGTGGGAGTGCGAAGATTGATGATGCCAGCGAGGCGGcagcggcggcgggcggccgCGACGACGGCGGCGCCAATGTGCAGCAGCAACTGGAGTTGATCGATACCACGTTGTTGAAATGTTACTTGCAG ACTAACGACGCTTTCGTGGCGTCTCTCCTCCGTCTTAACAACTGTCGGTTAGAAGATGCTGAAAAAACTTTGTTACAACATGGCAAATACAGCGAACTCATCATATTATATCAAACGAAAGGGCAGCACACGAAAGCGCTGCAGTTGCTGAGGGAGCAAGCGAAACAGCCTGATTCTAGCTTGAAAGGATATTCCAGGACCAAAATTTATCTACAAAATCTTG GTGCTGAACACATAAACCTAATTTTCAAATTCTCTGACTGGATTCTGAAAGAGCACCCCGAGGAAGGtctgaaaatatttacagaaGACAAAGTAGAGGTGGAAAACTTGCCCCGTCcaaaaatattagattttCTATTGAGAGAACACGAATCACTGGTTATACCTTACCTGGAACACGTTATACACACGTGGAACGACACCAATTCATTATTTCATGATGCATTGGTCAGTATGTACCGGGAAAAGATTACTGTTAAAAAAGCAAATCTAACGGAAGAGGAATTGCAACACGCAAAATCTAAATTGATAACGTTTTTGGAGAAATCGTCGCATTATACTCCAGAAAGAGTTATTTTGCATTTCCCGAATGACAGTCTGTTTGAAGAAAGGGCGATCATATTGGGGAAACTTGGAAGGCATGAGCAGACGCTTGCTATTTATGTTCAAATCctag GCGACGTAGACAGGGCCATAAGATATTGCGAGAACATATGTCAAAGTTCAAAGGACAAGAACCAGGATGTGTACGTGATACTTATGAAGATTCTGGTCAATCCTGAACACAGCGCTCTGAGTGGACCACTGGCTAAAGTGGCTAGACATCCTGATACTGCCTCGCCAGACCTCGAGACCGCTTTGGATATTTTAGAGAAACATGGAGATAATATTTCTGTGCTCAAG gCTCTTTCCGTGCTTCCGGATAACGTTCTCCTGGCGAGGCTGAAGACTTTCCTGGAGTGCGCGCTCGACGGACAACTCGCCCTCAAACGGCGGACGCAAATGCTGAAAGGATTGCTTTATGCCGAACATGTGCAG GTACAAGAACTGAAACAGTTTCACGAGTCGAAGAGTGTTGTTATCAACGATTACAACGTATGTCCTGTCTGCAAGAAACGCTTCGGAAACCAGAGCGCGTTCGTGAGGTATCCCAACGGGGACATCGTACATTACTCGTGTAGACTCGACAAGTAG